In Neorhizobium galegae, the following proteins share a genomic window:
- a CDS encoding aconitase X swivel domain-containing protein, which yields MDISTEAKPETIELKGRKVVAGRAEGEALVTTETISGWGGINERTGTVIERRHEMRGVSFAGKILVFPGAKGSSGWSAYFHMTRLNGVQPAAMIFTRMTTKIALGAVVTRVPAITELDQDPLSVIETGDWVVVDADAGTVTVTKKSRT from the coding sequence ATGGATATTTCGACGGAAGCCAAACCCGAGACGATCGAACTCAAGGGCCGCAAGGTGGTGGCCGGCCGCGCCGAGGGCGAGGCGTTGGTCACGACGGAGACAATCTCCGGCTGGGGCGGCATCAACGAACGCACCGGCACGGTCATTGAGCGCCGGCACGAAATGCGCGGCGTCTCGTTCGCCGGCAAGATCCTTGTCTTTCCCGGTGCCAAGGGCTCGTCGGGCTGGTCGGCCTATTTCCATATGACGCGATTGAACGGTGTCCAGCCAGCGGCGATGATCTTTACGCGGATGACCACCAAGATCGCGCTCGGCGCCGTCGTCACCCGCGTTCCGGCGATCACCGAACTCGATCAGGACCCGCTTTCGGTGATCGAGACCGGTGACTGGGTCGTGGTCGATGCCGATGCCGGCACCGTGACCGTGACCAAGAAATCTCGGACGTGA
- a CDS encoding SDR family oxidoreductase translates to MSKVAIVTGAGSGVGRAVALGLLKAGYRTVLAGRRESELRGTAELAGGESLVVPTDVTDPAAVDALFAATQAAYGRLDLLFNNAGRGTPAVPIDELPLETWRAVIDLNLNGAFYCARAAFGIMRRQNPGGGRIINNGSISAHVPRPFQAAYTATKHAITGLTRQIALDGRALNIVCGQVDIGNADTPMTVRMKEGALQADLTTAVEPVMDTKHVADAVLYMDGLPLEANVLFMTVMANGMPYAGRG, encoded by the coding sequence ATGTCGAAAGTAGCGATCGTAACCGGTGCGGGCTCGGGCGTTGGCAGGGCCGTGGCCCTCGGGCTTTTGAAAGCAGGCTATAGGACCGTGCTTGCCGGCCGGCGCGAGAGCGAGCTGCGGGGCACGGCGGAACTTGCCGGCGGGGAGTCGCTCGTCGTGCCGACGGATGTCACCGATCCGGCCGCCGTCGACGCGTTGTTTGCGGCGACGCAAGCGGCCTATGGCCGGCTGGACCTTCTGTTCAACAATGCCGGCCGCGGCACGCCGGCCGTTCCGATCGACGAGTTGCCGCTCGAAACCTGGCGGGCCGTCATCGACCTCAACCTCAACGGCGCCTTCTATTGCGCCCGCGCGGCCTTCGGAATCATGCGGCGGCAAAACCCCGGCGGCGGGCGGATCATCAACAACGGTTCGATCTCGGCGCACGTGCCGCGTCCTTTCCAGGCCGCCTACACCGCCACCAAACATGCCATTACCGGGCTAACACGCCAGATCGCGCTCGACGGGCGCGCGCTGAACATCGTCTGCGGCCAGGTGGATATCGGCAATGCCGATACGCCGATGACGGTGCGGATGAAGGAAGGGGCGTTGCAGGCGGACCTCACGACTGCTGTGGAGCCGGTCATGGATACCAAGCACGTGGCTGATGCGGTGCTCTACATGGATGGATTGCCGCTGGAAGCCAATGTCCTGTTCATGACGGTGATGGCAAACGGCATGCCTTATGCCGGCCGCGGCTGA
- a CDS encoding NAD(P)-dependent alcohol dehydrogenase codes for MQQALVLEKKGVLALREIDLPTEVGPGDVKIAIDTVGVCGSDVHYYTHGAIGPFVLREPMVLGHEAAGIVVEVGSEVKALKVGDRVCMEPGVPNLSSRASKLGLYNVDPDVRFWATPPVHGVLTPEVIHPAAFTYKLPDNVSFAEGAMVEPFAIGMQAASRARIQPGDVGAVIGAGPIGIMVALAALAGGCARVFISDLSPDKLKIAGQYPGVIPVNITERPFAEVIAEATGGWGADVVFEASGSPRAYAGMLDLVRPGGALVLVGLPVEPVPLDVSSAISKEVRFETVFRYANIFDRALELIASGKVDLKPLITGVFDFKDSIKAFERAVAGHPSDVKLQILMNGKA; via the coding sequence ATGCAGCAGGCACTGGTGCTCGAGAAAAAAGGCGTTCTCGCGTTAAGGGAGATCGATCTTCCGACCGAGGTTGGGCCGGGCGACGTGAAGATCGCCATCGATACGGTCGGTGTTTGCGGCAGCGACGTCCATTATTACACCCACGGCGCAATCGGTCCCTTTGTCCTGCGCGAGCCGATGGTGCTCGGTCACGAGGCGGCGGGCATCGTCGTCGAGGTCGGCAGCGAGGTGAAGGCCTTGAAGGTCGGTGACCGCGTCTGCATGGAGCCGGGCGTACCGAACCTGTCGTCACGCGCCTCCAAGCTCGGTCTCTACAACGTCGATCCGGACGTCCGTTTCTGGGCGACGCCGCCGGTCCACGGGGTGCTGACTCCGGAAGTCATTCACCCTGCCGCCTTCACCTACAAGCTGCCGGACAATGTCTCCTTTGCCGAAGGCGCCATGGTGGAGCCGTTCGCGATCGGCATGCAGGCCGCCAGCCGCGCCCGTATCCAGCCCGGCGATGTCGGCGCGGTGATCGGTGCCGGCCCGATTGGAATCATGGTGGCGTTGGCGGCACTCGCGGGCGGCTGCGCCCGCGTCTTCATCTCGGATCTGAGCCCCGACAAGCTGAAGATCGCCGGCCAGTACCCGGGCGTCATTCCCGTCAACATCACCGAACGGCCGTTTGCCGAAGTCATCGCCGAAGCGACCGGCGGCTGGGGTGCGGATGTCGTGTTCGAGGCGAGCGGCAGTCCGAGAGCCTATGCCGGCATGTTGGACCTGGTGCGGCCCGGCGGTGCCTTGGTGCTGGTCGGCCTGCCGGTCGAGCCGGTGCCGTTGGACGTATCGAGCGCCATCTCCAAGGAAGTTCGCTTTGAGACCGTGTTCCGCTACGCCAACATCTTCGACCGGGCGCTGGAACTGATCGCGTCCGGCAAGGTCGACCTGAAGCCGCTGATCACCGGCGTCTTCGATTTCAAGGATTCGATCAAGGCCTTCGAGCGGGCCGTCGCCGGACATCCGTCCGACGTCAAGCTGCAGATCCTGATGAACGGCAAAGCCTGA
- a CDS encoding ParA family protein, translated as MPVITFANTKGGAGKTTAVLLLATELVEQGYRVTILDADPQYWITRWHMLSPHNDKLNVISYVTQASIDRHISENRHKTDYFVLDLPGAQSPLLAKAIGLSDHVLIPIQGCAMDAQGGANVLELLRYLEEKANLRVPHSVVLTRVNSMVTTRALLAVKMLLAERKVEVLDTPIIERAAFRDIFDLGGTLYTMDENRISNLDKARQNARLFALEMLRRVPLHKPASLSKRFVRAA; from the coding sequence ATGCCAGTCATTACCTTTGCCAACACCAAGGGCGGAGCGGGCAAGACCACCGCCGTACTCCTGCTTGCAACCGAACTCGTTGAGCAAGGCTACCGCGTCACCATCCTAGACGCCGATCCGCAATACTGGATCACCCGCTGGCACATGCTCTCGCCGCACAACGACAAGCTCAACGTCATCTCCTACGTGACACAGGCCTCGATCGACCGGCACATTTCCGAGAACCGCCACAAGACCGATTATTTCGTGCTCGACCTGCCCGGCGCCCAAAGCCCGCTGCTCGCCAAGGCGATCGGCCTTTCGGACCACGTGCTGATCCCGATCCAGGGCTGCGCCATGGATGCCCAGGGCGGCGCAAACGTGCTGGAACTGCTGCGCTACCTTGAAGAAAAGGCCAATCTCCGCGTGCCGCATTCGGTCGTTCTGACCCGCGTCAACTCGATGGTGACGACCCGTGCCCTGCTTGCGGTGAAGATGCTGCTGGCCGAACGCAAGGTCGAAGTGCTCGACACTCCGATCATCGAACGCGCTGCCTTTCGCGACATCTTCGATCTCGGCGGCACGCTCTACACGATGGACGAAAACCGCATCAGCAATCTCGACAAGGCCCGGCAGAACGCCCGCCTGTTCGCGCTCGAAATGCTCCGCCGCGTGCCGCTCCACAAGCCGGCCTCGCTGTCGAAGCGCTTCGTCCGCGCCGCCTGA
- a CDS encoding protein-glutamate methylesterase/protein-glutamine glutaminase: protein MSGKIRVLIIDDSASVRQTLTAVLSADPDIEVIGAASDPFMAARKLREEIPDVITLDVEMPQMDGITFLRKLMVQHPIPVVMCSSLTESGSETLMQALEAGAVDIILKPKIGAADYLAEAAEQIRTVVKGAARARVGRLRPSRISEGGTTAKLTADAVLPPPRAGAMAKTTEMVVCVGASTGGTEALRELLEAMPANSPGMVIVQHMPEKFTAAFAKRLNSLCEVEVKEAADGDPVLRGHVLIAPGDKHILLERRGARYEVSIRSGPLVSRHRPSVDVLFRSAARSAGGNAMGVIMTGMGDDGARGMNEMHQAGAYTVAQDEASSVVFGMPKEAIAHGGVDKVVSLEQIAREILAADRRR, encoded by the coding sequence ATGAGCGGCAAAATTCGCGTTCTGATCATTGATGACTCCGCCAGTGTCCGCCAGACCCTGACAGCCGTCCTGTCGGCGGATCCGGACATCGAAGTCATAGGCGCGGCCAGCGATCCCTTCATGGCGGCGCGAAAGTTGCGCGAGGAAATCCCCGACGTCATCACGCTCGATGTGGAAATGCCGCAGATGGACGGCATCACCTTCCTGCGCAAGCTGATGGTGCAGCATCCGATCCCGGTGGTGATGTGCTCGTCGCTAACCGAAAGCGGCTCGGAAACGCTGATGCAGGCGCTCGAAGCCGGCGCGGTCGATATCATCCTGAAGCCGAAGATCGGTGCGGCCGACTATCTCGCGGAGGCCGCGGAGCAGATCCGCACAGTGGTCAAGGGGGCCGCGCGCGCCCGCGTCGGCCGGTTGCGCCCGTCACGCATTTCCGAAGGCGGAACGACCGCCAAGCTGACGGCCGACGCGGTGCTTCCGCCTCCCAGGGCCGGAGCCATGGCGAAGACCACGGAAATGGTCGTCTGCGTCGGCGCCTCGACCGGCGGAACCGAAGCTCTGCGCGAGCTTCTCGAAGCCATGCCGGCCAATTCTCCAGGCATGGTCATCGTCCAGCACATGCCGGAAAAATTCACCGCCGCCTTCGCCAAACGGCTCAACAGCCTCTGCGAAGTCGAGGTCAAGGAGGCGGCCGACGGCGATCCGGTGCTGCGTGGCCACGTGCTGATCGCCCCCGGCGACAAGCATATCCTGCTCGAACGGCGCGGCGCGCGTTACGAGGTTTCGATCCGCTCGGGCCCGCTGGTCAGCCGCCATCGTCCGTCCGTCGACGTGCTGTTCCGGTCCGCCGCACGCTCGGCCGGCGGCAATGCCATGGGCGTGATCATGACCGGCATGGGCGACGACGGCGCCCGCGGCATGAACGAGATGCATCAGGCGGGCGCCTATACGGTGGCCCAGGACGAAGCGTCGTCCGTGGTGTTCGGCATGCCCAAGGAAGCCATCGCCCATGGCGGCGTCGACAAGGTCGTTTCGCTCGAACAGATCGCCCGGGAAATCCTCGCCGCCGATCGCCGGCGGTAA
- a CDS encoding CheR family methyltransferase, producing MRVSAAIRSQPLDDRLSKRNFDMLSKYIYDYSGIKMPHSKLTMLEGRLRRRLRVTAMPTFDSYCDYLFKHGGIEAESIFLIDAVTTNKTDFFREPKHFDYMIQAALPDILKSYPDRRIRTWSSACSTGAEPYTMAMVLSEFLSSSTPERDYFVLATDLSTDVLQKAQRGIYQSELLAPVPADMMSKYVMRSSDSRRQEVRISPKLRSRVGFARLNLMDEAYPIGDLMHMIFCRNVLIYFDKPTQQHVLSRLCQALLPGGYLFIGHSETVTGFDLPIRQVANTVFKRV from the coding sequence ATGCGCGTGAGTGCAGCAATAAGGAGCCAGCCGCTCGATGATCGGCTGAGCAAGCGCAACTTCGATATGCTTTCGAAGTACATCTACGACTATAGCGGCATCAAGATGCCGCACAGCAAGTTGACCATGCTCGAAGGACGGCTTCGCCGGCGCCTGCGCGTCACGGCCATGCCGACCTTCGACAGTTATTGCGACTACCTCTTCAAGCACGGAGGTATCGAGGCCGAATCGATCTTCCTCATCGATGCGGTGACCACCAACAAGACCGACTTCTTCCGCGAGCCGAAGCATTTCGACTACATGATCCAGGCAGCGTTGCCGGACATCCTGAAAAGCTACCCCGACCGGCGCATCCGCACCTGGAGTTCGGCCTGCTCGACGGGCGCCGAACCCTATACGATGGCCATGGTGCTTTCGGAATTTCTGAGCTCGTCGACGCCGGAACGCGACTATTTCGTGCTTGCGACCGATCTTTCGACCGATGTGCTGCAGAAGGCCCAGCGCGGCATCTATCAGAGCGAGCTCCTGGCACCCGTTCCCGCCGACATGATGAGCAAATATGTCATGCGTTCGTCCGACAGCCGGCGGCAGGAAGTGCGGATTTCGCCAAAACTGCGTTCCCGCGTCGGTTTCGCCCGGCTGAACCTGATGGACGAGGCCTATCCCATCGGCGACCTGATGCACATGATCTTCTGCCGCAACGTGCTGATCTATTTCGACAAGCCGACGCAGCAGCACGTGCTGTCCCGCCTTTGCCAGGCCCTTCTTCCCGGAGGTTATCTGTTCATCGGTCATTCGGAAACCGTGACCGGCTTCGACCTGCCGATCCGTCAGGTGGCAAATACTGTGTTCAAGCGAGTATGA
- a CDS encoding chemotaxis protein CheW, producing MAGISSESQFVTFSLGDEIFAVPVEVVREILDHEEPFKIPHGPEYLLGLRDVRGQGVPVIDLRLRLGLTRTVKTPHTRILVLDVPVADRVLVLGLVADRVFEVVPFRKEQIETAPDIGVRWRSDYIAGVVRRESGFVVVVDLARLFSDSGSALADVGPQSQVA from the coding sequence ATGGCAGGCATATCCTCCGAATCCCAATTCGTAACCTTCAGCCTCGGCGATGAGATTTTCGCGGTCCCCGTCGAGGTGGTCCGCGAGATCCTCGACCACGAGGAGCCGTTCAAGATTCCGCACGGCCCGGAATATCTGCTCGGCCTGCGCGATGTGCGCGGGCAGGGCGTGCCGGTAATCGACCTTCGTCTTCGCCTCGGCCTGACGAGGACGGTCAAGACGCCGCATACGCGCATCCTTGTACTCGACGTGCCGGTGGCCGATCGCGTCCTGGTGCTCGGCCTCGTCGCGGACCGCGTCTTCGAAGTGGTGCCGTTCCGCAAGGAACAGATCGAGACGGCGCCGGATATCGGGGTGCGCTGGCGCTCCGACTATATCGCCGGCGTGGTGCGCCGGGAGAGCGGTTTCGTTGTCGTTGTCGACCTTGCACGGCTGTTTTCGGATTCCGGGTCGGCGCTTGCCGATGTTGGGCCGCAGTCCCAGGTCGCATGA
- a CDS encoding HAMP domain-containing methyl-accepting chemotaxis protein — translation MRFTIKLKLGLAFALLTLLLVGIAVYGSLSLGGLNDASIKMVDGPVRRLELALTANVNEVDAVRAQKNALLATNLADAAKFHKEADDNTELMFKAVQEGLSIASPEGKPYWEKLLTIGKLFQQKSNELQAIQARGDQAGALALSMGDLRTMTADMGEAIKVLLDIQRKGMANTEKANQDLFASTMMVLSVASIAAVLIAIGAAFWITLGINNGLKKIASVANAVAIGDLNQKVEVKTNDEVKDLIDTVNVMTGNLRNTAAIAERISEGDLAVDVKPLSDKDTLGLAMQSMVTNLRTTAHVADQIANGDLTISPKPLSDKDTLGLALQSMVERLRGVVADALAASNNVSSGSQELSASSEQLSQGATEQASSAEEASASMEQMAANIKQNADNAAQTEKIARQSSRDAESSGQAVGRAVSAMRTIAEKISIVQEIARQTDLLALNAAVEAARAGEHGKGFAVVASEVRKLAERSQAAAAEISALSGETVQVATDAGEMLNKLVPAIHKTAELVSEISAACREQDIGASQINEAIQQLDKVTQQNAGASEQMSATSEELAAQAEELQASIAFFKVDRAGSKQRGQPVPAAKPAAAKSRPQPAPKAYSAGHSVNAQQARVKGFALDLSMGGPDADDADFRESA, via the coding sequence ATGCGGTTTACAATCAAACTGAAATTGGGATTGGCTTTCGCCCTGTTGACGCTGCTGCTGGTCGGCATTGCAGTCTACGGCAGCCTGAGCCTTGGCGGTCTCAACGACGCCAGCATCAAGATGGTCGACGGCCCGGTTCGTCGTCTGGAACTTGCGCTCACGGCCAATGTGAACGAGGTCGATGCGGTGCGCGCCCAGAAAAATGCGCTGCTTGCGACCAATCTCGCGGATGCCGCGAAATTCCACAAGGAAGCGGACGACAACACGGAACTGATGTTCAAGGCCGTTCAGGAAGGGCTTTCGATCGCCTCTCCGGAAGGCAAACCCTATTGGGAGAAGCTGCTGACGATCGGCAAGCTGTTCCAGCAGAAGTCCAACGAATTGCAGGCAATTCAGGCACGCGGTGACCAGGCCGGCGCTCTGGCGCTTTCCATGGGCGATCTGCGCACCATGACTGCCGATATGGGCGAGGCCATCAAGGTTCTCCTCGATATCCAGCGCAAGGGCATGGCAAATACCGAAAAAGCGAACCAGGATCTGTTCGCCTCGACGATGATGGTCTTGAGCGTCGCCTCGATTGCGGCCGTGCTGATCGCCATCGGCGCCGCCTTCTGGATCACGCTCGGCATCAACAACGGTCTCAAGAAGATCGCGTCCGTCGCCAATGCAGTGGCAATCGGCGATCTCAACCAGAAAGTCGAGGTCAAGACCAATGACGAGGTCAAGGATCTGATCGACACCGTTAACGTGATGACCGGCAACCTGCGCAATACGGCGGCGATCGCCGAACGCATCTCGGAAGGCGACCTTGCCGTCGACGTCAAGCCGCTTTCCGACAAGGATACGCTGGGGCTCGCCATGCAGAGCATGGTCACCAACCTGCGCACCACAGCGCATGTCGCCGACCAGATCGCCAATGGTGACCTGACCATTTCGCCGAAGCCGCTCTCCGACAAGGACACGCTCGGGCTTGCGCTGCAGAGCATGGTGGAACGCCTGCGCGGCGTCGTCGCCGATGCACTTGCGGCATCGAACAACGTCTCCTCGGGCAGCCAGGAACTTTCGGCAAGCTCGGAACAGCTGAGCCAGGGCGCGACCGAACAGGCGTCTTCTGCCGAAGAAGCGTCCGCCTCGATGGAGCAGATGGCCGCCAACATCAAGCAGAACGCCGACAACGCCGCCCAGACGGAAAAGATCGCCCGCCAGTCATCCCGGGATGCGGAAAGCTCCGGCCAGGCCGTCGGCCGTGCCGTCTCGGCGATGCGGACGATTGCGGAAAAAATCTCGATCGTTCAGGAGATCGCCCGCCAGACCGACCTTCTCGCCCTGAACGCCGCGGTGGAAGCCGCCCGTGCCGGCGAACACGGCAAGGGTTTTGCGGTCGTCGCCTCGGAAGTCCGCAAGCTTGCCGAACGCAGCCAGGCAGCGGCTGCCGAAATCAGCGCACTTTCCGGCGAGACGGTGCAGGTCGCAACGGACGCCGGCGAAATGCTGAACAAGCTGGTGCCCGCGATCCACAAGACTGCGGAACTCGTCTCGGAAATATCGGCCGCCTGCCGTGAGCAGGATATCGGCGCATCCCAGATCAACGAAGCGATCCAGCAGCTCGACAAGGTGACCCAGCAGAACGCCGGCGCCTCCGAACAGATGTCGGCGACTTCGGAAGAGCTCGCTGCCCAGGCGGAAGAGCTGCAGGCCTCGATCGCGTTCTTCAAGGTCGATCGGGCCGGATCCAAGCAACGGGGTCAGCCGGTTCCGGCCGCCAAGCCAGCAGCGGCCAAATCCAGACCCCAGCCGGCGCCCAAGGCCTATTCGGCCGGTCATTCAGTCAACGCACAACAGGCCCGCGTGAAAGGTTTTGCCCTCGATCTGTCGATGGGCGGCCCGGACGCGGACGATGCCGACTTCAGGGAGAGCGCGTAA
- a CDS encoding methyl-accepting chemotaxis protein, with product MRFTIKLKLGLAFGLMICLLAVTAGYGIYSLANLNSAISALIAGPALRLETAENLSATQLRIARAQLNLATSETAEDIDKYIQASDRNRNLFNETLKKLQDLSATDEARKAWGEVATKAERLFRIDDAIRSAVRNGNADQALILAKGDGRAIIDDIEKTIQARVEANKDLMEQADRDTDEQYQTTRNFIIGLTGIALVIAIIAALWIALGIGKGLRKIMDAVDAVAVGDLNQEIEIKTNDEIKDLVNTLNVMTGNLRNTATIADQISNGDLTVSPKPLSDKDTLGLALQSMVERLRGVVADALAASNNVSSGSQELSASSEQLSQGATEQASSAEEASASMEQMAANIKQNADNAAQTEKIARQSSKDAEASGEAVSRAVGAMRTIAEKISIVQEIARQTDLLALNAAVEAARAGEHGKGFAVVASEVRKLAERSQAAAAEISALSGETVQVATDAGEMLNKLVPDIHRTAELVSEISAACREQDVGAAQINEAIQQLDKVTQQNAGASEEMSATSEELAAQAEELQASIAFFKVERANGKARPQLGPKVHATAKLGAKQPSKAPAYRPAGHSVAAQQSRAKGFALDLSMGGPDGDDDDFRESA from the coding sequence ATGCGATTTACGATTAAACTAAAACTCGGACTGGCTTTCGGCCTGATGATCTGCCTTCTGGCAGTCACCGCCGGCTACGGAATTTACAGCCTCGCCAACCTCAATTCCGCCATCAGCGCCTTGATCGCCGGTCCGGCATTGCGGCTGGAAACAGCCGAGAATTTATCGGCTACCCAGTTGCGCATTGCGCGCGCGCAGTTGAACCTTGCGACGTCGGAAACGGCAGAGGATATCGACAAGTACATCCAAGCCAGCGACCGCAACCGTAACCTTTTCAACGAGACGCTGAAGAAGCTCCAGGATCTCTCGGCCACGGATGAGGCTCGGAAGGCCTGGGGAGAGGTCGCGACGAAAGCCGAGCGGCTCTTCCGTATCGACGACGCGATCCGGTCGGCGGTACGCAATGGGAATGCCGACCAGGCCCTCATCCTTGCAAAGGGCGACGGTCGCGCCATCATCGACGACATCGAAAAAACGATCCAAGCGCGCGTGGAGGCCAATAAGGACCTGATGGAACAGGCCGACCGCGATACGGATGAGCAATATCAGACGACACGAAACTTCATAATCGGCCTGACGGGTATCGCGCTGGTGATTGCGATCATCGCTGCCCTGTGGATTGCACTCGGCATCGGTAAAGGGCTGCGCAAGATCATGGATGCCGTCGACGCGGTGGCGGTCGGCGATCTCAACCAGGAGATCGAGATCAAGACGAACGATGAAATCAAGGATCTGGTCAACACCCTCAACGTGATGACCGGCAACCTGCGCAACACCGCAACCATCGCCGACCAGATTTCGAACGGCGACCTCACCGTCTCGCCGAAGCCGCTTTCCGACAAGGACACGCTCGGGCTTGCGCTGCAGAGCATGGTGGAACGCCTGCGCGGCGTCGTCGCCGATGCACTTGCGGCGTCGAACAACGTCTCCTCGGGCAGCCAGGAACTTTCGGCAAGCTCGGAACAGCTGAGCCAGGGCGCGACCGAACAGGCCTCGTCGGCCGAAGAAGCGTCCGCTTCGATGGAGCAGATGGCGGCCAACATCAAGCAGAACGCCGATAACGCCGCCCAGACCGAAAAGATCGCCCGTCAATCGTCGAAGGACGCGGAAGCAAGTGGCGAAGCCGTCTCCCGTGCGGTCGGTGCCATGCGCACGATCGCCGAGAAGATCTCGATCGTTCAGGAGATCGCCCGCCAGACCGACCTTCTCGCCCTGAACGCCGCGGTGGAAGCCGCCCGTGCCGGCGAACACGGCAAGGGTTTTGCGGTCGTCGCTTCGGAAGTCCGCAAGCTCGCCGAGCGTTCCCAGGCAGCGGCTGCCGAAATCAGCGCTCTCTCTGGCGAGACGGTGCAGGTCGCAACGGACGCCGGCGAAATGCTCAACAAGCTGGTGCCGGACATCCACAGGACGGCCGAACTGGTCTCGGAAATCTCCGCCGCCTGCCGCGAGCAGGATGTCGGCGCGGCCCAGATCAACGAAGCGATCCAGCAGCTCGACAAGGTGACTCAGCAGAATGCCGGCGCCTCGGAAGAAATGTCGGCGACTTCGGAAGAACTCGCCGCTCAGGCGGAAGAGCTGCAGGCCTCGATCGCCTTCTTCAAGGTCGAACGCGCCAACGGGAAGGCCCGGCCTCAGCTCGGCCCCAAGGTCCACGCAACCGCAAAGCTCGGCGCAAAACAGCCATCGAAGGCTCCTGCGTACCGTCCGGCCGGCCATTCCGTCGCAGCCCAGCAGTCGCGCGCCAAGGGATTTGCCCTCGATCTTTCGATGGGCGGCCCCGATGGTGACGACGACGACTTCCGGGAAAGCGCCTGA